In a single window of the Terriglobus roseus genome:
- a CDS encoding permease prefix domain 1-containing protein, producing the protein MIAAVRSFFARVCGLWSAPSHEAEMQEELQHDLALMIQDGEQRGLPNTEARRQALIQLGGLEQTMQAVRNRRTLPALEEAVQDIRFALRQLLRRPGFTLTAILTLTLGFGASLAIFAFVDAAVLRPLPYFEPQRLAWVTEEIRQMGPANLSWQDYLDWKQQSHSFQAFDVWRYAGYQIRSGSTLTPTPAIRVSSGFLSTLGVRPELG; encoded by the coding sequence ATGATCGCCGCCGTCCGTTCCTTTTTCGCGCGTGTCTGCGGCCTTTGGTCTGCGCCAAGCCACGAGGCGGAGATGCAGGAAGAACTGCAGCATGACCTGGCCCTGATGATTCAGGACGGCGAACAGCGTGGTCTGCCGAATACTGAGGCACGGCGCCAGGCACTCATCCAGCTTGGCGGCCTGGAACAGACCATGCAAGCCGTCCGCAATCGCCGCACGCTACCGGCGCTGGAGGAGGCCGTGCAGGATATCCGCTTTGCCCTTCGGCAACTACTCCGCCGCCCCGGCTTCACGCTCACCGCAATTCTGACGCTCACACTCGGCTTCGGTGCCAGCCTTGCCATCTTCGCATTTGTCGACGCCGCCGTGCTTCGCCCACTGCCCTACTTCGAACCGCAACGCCTCGCATGGGTGACGGAGGAAATCCGTCAAATGGGCCCGGCGAACCTGTCGTGGCAGGATTACCTCGACTGGAAGCAACAATCCCACTCCTTTCAGGCCTTCGATGTGTGGCGTTATGCCGGCTATCAAATACGGTCCGGCAGCACACTCACGCCCACACCTGCCATC
- a CDS encoding PadR family transcriptional regulator, with amino-acid sequence MGDRTDIWQGTLSLMVLKTLQSVGAQHGYGIARRIEQTSGDLLALNYGTLYPALVKLEQEGYVETEWGSSDNNRRAKFYRITRAGHRRIASETKSWQQTSEIMARFLALESAR; translated from the coding sequence ATGGGCGATCGCACCGACATCTGGCAGGGCACCCTGAGTCTCATGGTCCTCAAGACGCTGCAGTCCGTGGGAGCGCAGCACGGTTACGGGATTGCGCGCAGGATTGAGCAGACCAGTGGCGACCTGCTCGCGCTGAATTACGGAACGCTCTACCCCGCCCTCGTGAAGCTTGAGCAGGAGGGCTACGTCGAGACCGAGTGGGGCAGCTCGGACAACAACCGGCGAGCCAAGTTCTATCGCATCACCCGCGCAGGTCACCGACGGATCGCCAGCGAAACCAAGAGCTGGCAGCAGACCAGCGAGATCATGGCGCGCTTTCTTGCGCTGGAGAGCGCACGATGA